In Planctomycetota bacterium, the sequence CACAAGATGTTGCGTGCGATGACGGGCTTGGACATTTCGAGCGAGAAGATCAGCACGGGCTTGGCCTCGGCCTTGTTGGGCCGCGGCCAGCCGCCCAGGGCCACGCGCATGGCGATGTTGAGGGCGAAGGTGGTCTTGCCCATCGAGGGGCGCCCGGCCACGATGATGAGGTCGGAACGCTGGAGGCCGCAGGTCAGGTCGTCCAGGTCGTTGAAGAACGTGCGCAGGCCCGTGATGCGGTTCTCGCGGATGTTCTCGATGTCGTCGAAGATGGCCTGGAGGACGTCGCGCACGGCGGCCGGCTCGTTGGAGCGGTCGCCCTGGGTGACGGCGAAGACTTCGGCCTGGGCCCTGTCGAGCAGGGCGTCGGTAGGCACCGTGCCGTCGTAGGAGTCGCGCGCAATCTCGGTGCAGGCGTGGATGAGTCTGCGGCGCAGCGAGGCCTGCCGCACGATGCCCGCGTAGTACTCGGCGTTGGCGGCCGAGGGCACCTTCTCGAGCAGCGAGACGAGGTAGGGCGCCCCCCCCACACGGTCCAGCGCGTCCCGGTGGCGCAGGGCCTCGGTGAGCAGCACGAGGTCCACCGGCTTGCCCTGGTCGAAGAGCTCCACGATCGCGTCGTAGATCGCCTGGTGGTCGCGCGAGTAGAAGTCGCCGCGCTCCAGGATCTGCGCCACCTCGGGAATGGTCTGGTTGTCAATCAGCAGAGAGCCCAGGACTGCGATTTCGGCGTCCGGGTTCTGCGGAGGGAGGCGGTCCTTCGTTGGGGCGACGGGCTCGGCCATGGCCGTTCAGTCTGCCACCACCCAGATGCGGGTCGCGGCGACCACATCCGGGGCGAGCTGGATTTCGATGGCGTAGACGCCGGTTTCCTTGATCGGGTGTTCGAGGCGCACGGCGTCTTCGGGCACCTCGAAGCCTTCCTGGCGCAGGGCGGCGGCGATCTGGGCGGCGCCGACCGAGCCGAAGAGCGTGCCCGTCTCGGTGGCCTGCGCGGCGATGGTGCACGAGATCGCCTCGAGCCGCTTGCCTGCCTCGACGATGGCCTGGTGCCGCTTCTCGGCCTCGCGCTGGGCGCGGCGCTTCTCGGCCTCGAGGCGCTGGAGGTTGTCGGCAGTGACGGGGGTGGCGATCTTGCGCGGGAACAGGTAATTGCGGGCGAAGCCCGTGCTCACGTTGACGACTTCGCCTGCCTTGCCGAGGGATTCGTGGTCCTTGCGCAGCAGAATCTGCATCGGTTGGCTCCGGAGCTCTGACGGGGGGCGGTCTCAGCGCGCAACGTAGGGCATCAGGGCGAGGAACCGCGCCCGCTTGATGGCGACCCGGGCCATGTGCTGGCACTTGGCGCAGTTGCCCGAGCGCTTGCGGGAGAAGAGCTTGCCCTGACTCGTGACCAGCTTCTGCAGGACGCCCACGTCCTTGTAATCGAGCTGGGTGATCCCCTCTCGACAGAAGCGGCAGCGGGACTTTTCGCGTGGACGGCGGAACTTGCGTTTGGCCATAGGGTGTTGGGCTCCTGGCTAGAAGGGCACGTCGTCGAAGGGCTCCGCCTCGTCGGCGGAAGGCCCGGGGGCCTGAGGAGACGGGCCGCGGCTCGGCGGGGCATCGTCGGGCGGCGCTCCCGCGGGCCCCCGTGCGCCGCCGCGCGGGCTGACGAACTGGAAGTTCTCGAGGATGACGCGGAGCTTGGAGCGCCGCTGCCCGTCCTGGCTGGTCCACTCGTCGAGCGAGAGGCGGCCCTCGATGAAGATCGGCTGGCCCTTGGTCACGTACTCGTTGATCACCTCGGCCTGGCGGCCCCAGGCGGTGACGTCTACGAAGGTCGTGCTGTCGCGGCGCTCGCCCTCGGGGGTGCGCGTGCGGCGGTTGATGGCGAGCCGGAGGTCGGCCACCGCCTGTCCGCCGGGCGTGTAGCGCAGCTCGGGGTCGCGCGTGAGGTTGCCCATCAGGATGACTTTGTTGAAGTTCGGCATGAGCGGCCCTCGCTAGTCGGCGTCGGTGTCGCGGCCTCGGCGGCGCCCGTCGTGAGAGTCGGAATCGGCCTCGTCCGGCGACGCGTCGGCGCGCGGGCCGCCGGGCCTGTCGGGGGCGTCTGCGGCGGGCCGCTCGGGCGCGGGCGGCTTGCCGAGGGACTGGATCGGCTCGCCGGGCTCGCCGGGGCGCAGGGCCAGCAGGCCGGCCTTGTGGAGCTTCTCGCTCTGCTCGTCGCGCAGGATGAGGACGCGGAGGATCGTGTCGTTGAGGCGGCAATCGCGTTCGATGCCCACGAGGCCCTCGGCGCTGGCGGAGAAGCGGGCGAGGAAATACACGGCGCGGTTGCGGCCGGCGATCGGGTAGCACAGCCGCCGCTCGTCCCACTTCTCGGCGACGAAGACCTCCGCGTGGTTCTTCTCCAGGATGTTCCGGGCCTCGCGGGCGGCGGCCTGGGGGTTGTCGTTCCAGCGCGCGTCGTC encodes:
- the rpsR gene encoding 30S ribosomal protein S18 produces the protein MAKRKFRRPREKSRCRFCREGITQLDYKDVGVLQKLVTSQGKLFSRKRSGNCAKCQHMARVAIKRARFLALMPYVAR
- the rplI gene encoding 50S ribosomal protein L9, producing MQILLRKDHESLGKAGEVVNVSTGFARNYLFPRKIATPVTADNLQRLEAEKRRAQREAEKRHQAIVEAGKRLEAISCTIAAQATETGTLFGSVGAAQIAAALRQEGFEVPEDAVRLEHPIKETGVYAIEIQLAPDVVAATRIWVVAD
- the dnaB gene encoding replicative DNA helicase is translated as MAEPVAPTKDRLPPQNPDAEIAVLGSLLIDNQTIPEVAQILERGDFYSRDHQAIYDAIVELFDQGKPVDLVLLTEALRHRDALDRVGGAPYLVSLLEKVPSAANAEYYAGIVRQASLRRRLIHACTEIARDSYDGTVPTDALLDRAQAEVFAVTQGDRSNEPAAVRDVLQAIFDDIENIRENRITGLRTFFNDLDDLTCGLQRSDLIIVAGRPSMGKTTFALNIAMRVALGGWPRPNKAEAKPVLIFSLEMSKPVIARNILCGYARVDAHRLRRGLLPREEINALTMKAGDLYEAPIYIDDTPGLSLRDLRTRARRLMLTEPRLSLIVVDYLQLMEERQAENRQQEISIISRGMKALARELNVPVIALSQLSRATEAREGHVPRMSDLRESGSLEQDADLVILLYREEPYNPGSRPGEADLIVAKQRNGPTGTVTVTFLKNYLRFEDRSQQDQPRF
- a CDS encoding single-stranded DNA-binding protein, which encodes MPNFNKVILMGNLTRDPELRYTPGGQAVADLRLAINRRTRTPEGERRDSTTFVDVTAWGRQAEVINEYVTKGQPIFIEGRLSLDEWTSQDGQRRSKLRVILENFQFVSPRGGARGPAGAPPDDAPPSRGPSPQAPGPSADEAEPFDDVPF
- the rpsF gene encoding 30S ribosomal protein S6, translating into MRLYEGMFLIDDARWNDNPQAAAREARNILEKNHAEVFVAEKWDERRLCYPIAGRNRAVYFLARFSASAEGLVGIERDCRLNDTILRVLILRDEQSEKLHKAGLLALRPGEPGEPIQSLGKPPAPERPAADAPDRPGGPRADASPDEADSDSHDGRRRGRDTDAD